Within Tissierellales bacterium, the genomic segment TAAGGGGGAAAACTATATGAATAAGTTGAAAAAGATTGATAGGGCTGTAATGAGAATAGAAGAGTTTATTTTGAGTTCAGGTATAATTATTATGGCAACTATATTAATTGGGAATGTTATTGCTCGAAGAGTCTTTAAAAGTTCATGGACTTTTGCCGAAGAATTAGGACAACTATTAGTAGTAATTGTTACTTTCATGGGACTTGGTTATGGTGTAAGAAAAGGTCAACATGTTAGTATGTCAGCTATTTTAGACTTGGCACCTAAAAAGATGAAA encodes:
- a CDS encoding TRAP transporter small permease subunit — encoded protein: MNKLKKIDRAVMRIEEFILSSGIIIMATILIGNVIARRVFKSSWTFAEELGQLLVVIVTFMGLGYGVRKGQHVSMSAILDLAPKKMK